The genomic interval GAATGTGATTAAAGAAGTCAAATGGGGCACACAGGTCTGCATAAACTTTGCCCTGTCTTCTTTGGACCTTGCGCATGTTTTAATAAGATGCATGTAAGTCCACATTATGAAAAAGCCATGAAAAACATAAATGATTATTGTTGCATATGAAACAACACTAATTGAAAGGGTGTCTGTGTCAGTGCAAGCAAGTTTAACAATTACCCAGTTCACACAAAAAAGCTTCTTAATGTTTGATCGACATAACTTGAGTCTTGATGTGAGCACGACATTGATGGCGAAAATGCATAAAGGTGTCAGCCAGGAGAAACACACCAGCTGAGAGAGCCTCCTCTTAGTCATGAAAGAGTGGTAGTGCAGCGGTCGACATATAGCCAGATACCTGTCAAAGGCCATAACAGCTAAAATGGACAAATCACAGCAGGCAAATGAGTACATGATAAAAGCCTGTAAAAGGCACCCTTCATATGAAATTGTTTGAGAAGATGAGAGCAGATCTGAAAGGAATTTGGGGTAGAAACCTGTGGTTCCATAAAGTGAATTAATGCAAAAGCTGCTCAATAAAATGTACATGGGTTCATGCAGGTTTTCGTCTGAGATAATGATCACAATGAGAGaaatattgaaaaataaaatcacacagtAATACATTAGCGTGAGCATGAAGATGGTGAGTCTGATATTCATTGACTCATTTATCCCTGAGAGAGTGAAGATTCTCACAAAAGAAACATTATCCATAATCAACAAGCAAATACTCAGAATTTAAAATGTTCAGATTCTACCTGTCGAGTGTTGTAGAGTGAGCAGCTGCACTGTGCTGTCTGTTCTGACTCTGCTATAGTTCAGTGTCATCTATTAATAAATGCTTTGATGATGATGCAATAGCATTTGGGAATTCAAATTCAGATTACAGGTCCTGTAAAAACTCCTAATTTTTCTTAGATCTAAAAAAAATTTGCATGCAAGTGCAGTAATtgattgtttttgaaaatgCGAGACTTTGCAATTAATGGATTAACTTAATGTTTAGACATTTTAACACAACATATCGTGTGTGAGTACCTGTGAGTTTCTAATAAGGCTAATTAATGCAATGTAGTtagatttttcatattttattccaGATCTTTATGCAAAATAAGTGacttcctaattttttttttacatgcttaCATACATTACATTGATGTAAGACACTATTATCAGATTACCTGGCCTGGCTGATATAGGaaattactttaaaatgtttgcgtttttttttttttttcttagcagtAGTTCAGATGCCTTTTAATCTGGGTGGTGGGGGGTAGAAGTTTGAAAATATAGCTCCACCTCCTGTCCTCTGATGGTCACCAGCTTGACCCTCTAGAGAGGTcctcttgttctgctctgctttCAGCTGATGATTGCCCACCTGAATGACCATTAGAGAGTGttgtatatgttttttaaaaaatcaatagATGAATGAGAAATATGGACCAAGTAATTAGGTTTCCCACTAGTAATTTCAAGTTcaatttcttaaatttttacTTCAAAAAAAGGCTTTCCTACTTTTTTCTTAAGACTTAAAATGACTTGAAGAAACATATGACTCTTGCCTGATAAATTCAAGAAAAGTTAAaagttttaatatcaaagccaGCTTCTCATTTTTGGTGGGCTGTAAGCCAGCTTGCCACTCACTAGGTGTAGATGTTGTAGACGTCACAGCACCTGCATGCTCTACACCTCCATCCACTGGCAGTGGTCTGCACCCTACTATCATACTATCCAACCAGAAAGACTTGCTATACTCTTGCTTTTGGTGTCAGTAGTCATTTAGTTTTCAAGTACTCGTTCAGCTAAGGCACCCAACCCAAAAGTGTGCAGACTATGACAGACAAACTTGGGGAATGGCTGAGAGTCCCAAGCTCTAAAAATAGTGAGGGCAGCCTCCaacctttgttttatttcaggttGACCACAGTAAGGCCTGGTGCAAGggtgaaaatcaaacaatccTGAATAAGAGCACTGACATAGAGTCAGGTGTGGTTCACTGATTGAACAGTTGATATCATATCCCATCTGTGAACCACATTCTAGTaaaataaatccttttttttttttgttttactttaccccttttttctcctctttttcaaAAATTGTAACCACAAATCCCTCTCTAGTGAGTTCCTGCCCTGTCTTCTTTGGACCTTGCgcatgttttaataaaatgcatGTAAGTCCAGTTCACACAATAAAGCTTCTTAATGCTTGATCCACATAATTTGAGTCTTGATGTTAGCACAACATTTATGACGAAAATGCATAAAGGTGTCAGCCAGGAGAAACACACCAGCTCCTCTTAGTCATGAAAGAGTGGTAGCCAGATACCTGTCAAAGGCCATAACAGCTAAAATGGACAAATCACAGCAGGCAAATGAATACAAGGAATCTCTAAGGtaaacaaaactcaaatttaTAGTTCAAGAAAGCTAAACCCaagacccaggatcatgaccccccccccccctccaaaaaaaaaaacaaaaaaacaaaacaaaacaaacaaaaaaaaaaaaaaaggggcacaagaaaacaaaacccagTCCCGGGCAGCAGGAGGGGTACCTGGACAGAGGGACGAAAACAAGGCTGAGGGGTTGAGGGGGATGAAGCAGTTCTGGGACCGGCCCAGCAGCCAATGGTGAAAACgaagcagttcaggaggccgGCTGCTTGGGCAGAGGCATGGACGAGGCAGTTCAGGAGGCCAGTTGTGGGCAGCGGCAGAGATGAAGGAGCTCTGGAGGGTGGCTGCGTCGCCAGCGGCAAACAGTCTCTGGAGCCTTGGCTACCATCACCATCAAGTGTGGaatgtccccactgctgtttctGCAAAGGCCTGAACCCCCTCCGCTAGATCATTAgcaagactggctatggatatTGACTATGGAATGGAGCGAACATCAgtcacctcctctacatggatgacagcaagctgtatgctaagagtgaacgagatattgattcactgatctacaccaccaggatctacagcaatgaaatcggaatgtcattcggactggagaagtgtagtcggatggtaactaagtGACGacaagtagtcagaactgaagggattacactaccagaaggcaacattgcagacactgaagacagctacaagtaccttggaatcccacaggcaaatgggaaccatgaagaggcctctgcatggcatgtaccaccggcagatagaagaagtggctgacatagagaaatcctaccaatggctggacaaagctggactgacagacagcacagaggcactaatcatggcagcacaagaacaagcgTTGAGCATAAGATTGATAGAGGTGTacctggggtgtaccacaccaggcaagaccccaggtgcaggctgggagagatgcccctgagacaatccaacacataacagcagggtgcaagatgctagcaggcagggcatacatggaacgccaacaccaagtggccggcatagtatacaggaacatttgtgctgagtatgacctggaaatcccgaggtcaaaatgggacacaccccaagggtggttgagaacaacagaggtaagatcctgtgggacttccagatatggacagacaaacttgtgacgtctaaccaaccggacatcgtagtggtggacaaacaaaggaagaaagtcgtagtgatagacgttgtgtggtttcttgatcttgatgccatgatgttgtgtttgaaggaaTTCTTGGTCAACACAGTCTTTATGGAATAACATAAGatttattacaaaaagacaatgtcaaaataCAGATGCTCGAGACATCTGGGTGAGAAGGCCAATGATCTTCTGCACCCTGAACAAAGAAACTTACAGCCTTTTATAGGCTTTAACATCTGATAAACATGTGGTCACACCTAAACTAGTTTCTACCAGTTTTTGGAGGGGCTCAGAGACCCCCTTTCCTTTTTTGGTAAAGATAAACAATGCAGATTAGCTCCCAAACTGCGAGGCTGCTTGCTGGAATTTTCCTACACTTTTAGGAGACAAGATACATCCAGTTTCACATAAGCATTTCAGACACTGCAGTTGCAATACCAAGTtacggcaacatcaagaagaaggaacacgagaagcttgacaaataccaaggaCTCAGAGAGGAGCTAAAGCAGGGgactcaaactccaggcctcgagggccggtgtcctgcagttttagatttgtctctgcttcaacacacctgagtcaaatatagaagtcattagcaggactctggagaatttgactgcatactgaggaggtaattcagccatttgattcttgtgcgttggatcagggacacatctaaaacctgaaaggacaccggccctcgaggcctggagtttgagacccctgagctaaaggatgtggaaggtgaaggtaacagtggccCCATGGTAACCGGAACACTCGGGACAGTGATCCCCAAGCTGGgggtggctccagcagattcctggaacgacatccaagatctctgtccagaagagtgcaatactgggaacagcgaAGATagtgcgcaggaccctcaagctcccaggcctctggtagaggatccaagcttggagggcaaaaagacCACCCATAGGGGCaagctgtaatttttttcttttataatgaaTATAATGAATCAGGCAGAATATGCATagaacactgcatgctttaaaaaaaaaataaataaataaaaaagggttagagaacaaaagaacaatatagcatcctcaTCAGcatcaaagtgtaaaacagttaaatgtggactattaaacattaggttctctcttctaagtccccttagtaaattattaataattgatcaacatattgatttattttgcctTACAGAAATCTGGTTACAACAGATAAACCACACTttatagaaactgaagactgaaactgtatttttctgaaaaccttttatttgagcttttttaaataacatgcATTTGATTTAATAGATTACACAACAGTTCTTTAGTTCtttttcatttagcctggaagcCTGTCTTAATGTATTATTTACCAaaatagtaataaataaaacaataaaaaataaaaatgaagatatACATCAAATATCTTCAGATCTTTGACAGTTGGGTCAAATTTGAGTAAGCAAGAGTT from Archocentrus centrarchus isolate MPI-CPG fArcCen1 chromosome 21, fArcCen1, whole genome shotgun sequence carries:
- the LOC115801040 gene encoding olfactory receptor 142-like, which codes for MDNVSFVRIFTLSGINESMNIRLTIFMLTLMYYCVILFFNISLIVIIISDENLHEPMYILLSSFCINSLYGTTGFYPKFLSDLLSSSQTISYEGCLLQAFIMYSFACCDLSILAVMAFDRYLAICRPLHYHSFMTKRRLSQLVCFSWLTPLCIFAINVVLTSRLKLCRSNIKKLFCVNWVIVKLACTDTDTLSISVVSYATIIIYVFHGFFIMWTYMHLIKTCARSKEDRAKFMQTCVPHLTSLITFLVVIVFDLMYMRFGSTDLPQSLQNLIAIEFLLIPPVMNPLIYGYKLTKIRSRILSLIYLKQK